The DNA sequence cctttgaaaaaaagaaaaaaaaaacaccataaaCTTTTATGATAGGGGACTGTCTTAGTAGCCCAAAAGTCACCAATTTTTAATCCAACTATTAAGAAACTTAGACTGATTTGTCTAAAATTTGTTAAGTGAAGAAGGGGGCATTGAGCTCTACCAATCCATAAAATTTCAGGTTCAAATTGTCCGCAGTGAGCAGTGAGGTACAATAAACATATGGCTATAGATGATTTTCACGCCTTCTTTTCAGCCTCTTCTGTGGAGGTTATCAAAGAGCATGTTGACCTTAAATCAGCATTGGCAGTGCGATTCACCATAAGGTTGTGGCAAAATTTGATTGGGTCAATCTCAGCCCCAACACAACCCAGTTCCTTAAGAATAGAGAATGCACAATCTGAATCACACCTGATCCTCAAGTACTGAGTTGAACTATTCACCCAAGTATCCATAACAAACCCAACTCAAGAAGCTCTCAATATCCAACAGGCCAAAAGGCCGTCTCAAAAATTGATATGTAGCATATctagatcaatttttttttttaaatatccaacagtcagaattgccacatcatcattcCAAGTGGAATTGCACAGATCAAGAGCATTTATCTTTAAAACAATATAATAGAATTTTAAACATAAATATCACTTCCATTGTAATCAAATCAAGTGCAATACCAAATTTTTCTTTGACCATTTCAGAAACTACAATATAGCAGGGCAAGAGACCACTGAGcatttcttccttattttatatatatacaatcAAACTTTATCCATTTGAGTGGCAATTTCACAAAATGGAAGGAACTTACTCACATGAAAAGAGAGAACATACCTAATTGATTAATCTTCTACAAAAAGTGGTACAAGATCTTTCCAGTATCGCTTGATGGAGTCAACAACTTTGGATGCTAAGGCCTCATCTTCTGGATAATAAGCAATGGGATCAGATAAAAGAGCAAGTGGGAGATTGAGAACACCTTCGAGCGTCGCATGCAGACAGTATGCTGAATATGTAATATGGTATCCACCTTCCTGGACAATCAGGATGCATCCATTGCTGTGCTTATCAGCCAGTTTACGCACTATCCGCCCAATCTCCCGATAGCCCTCCATTGTTAAGCACTGCCTTCCATTGGGATCAAACTGACACAAAGAACAAACAGAAGTTACCTTTTGTGTTAGAACATGCCACAACTCTAAGAGAAATCAAATCCTGAAATTACAAACAACAGGATTCAAGCTCTGGCCCTTTGTGttaacaagagagagagagagagagagagagagtatcagCCAATATTTACTGCAATATGTGGATAATTgaataagaaagaaacaagcagaGAGATTAAACTTACAGCACTAGAATCTTGGCCGATAATCATAACAATCATTTCCGGCTCAAACTTGTGAATAGCAGGGACAACCAATTCATTCATGGCATACTCATAACCCAGATCACCAGTTCCATTAGGTAGAGGTATATTTAGATTAAAGCCCAACCCTTTACCTTCACCAAGCTCATCAACTGACCCACGCTGCGGATGCGATGGACCCCATGAACCATGATTCATATGAAGAGAAATTGTAAGAACATCATCCGAACGATAAAACCCCTCTGCAGTACCATTCCCGGAATGGACATCAATGTCAATAGTTACAACCCTTCTGCAACCAGAGTCTAAAGCCAATTGAACAGCAAGACCAGCATTATTAAGGAAGCAATAACCATCAGCTTGAGTAGGCTGAGCATGGTGACCAGGCGGACGAACTAATGCATATGCAATCTTTCCATGCCCATCAAGTATATGCTTCATTGCCGATAGTGCAGTAC is a window from the Macadamia integrifolia cultivar HAES 741 chromosome 5, SCU_Mint_v3, whole genome shotgun sequence genome containing:
- the LOC122078606 gene encoding histone deacetylase 8-like; protein product: MASLPISPSHRIDVFWHEGMLKHDAGTGVFHSAMDPGFLAVLEKHPENSDRVKNMVSILKKGPISPHISWHTGRPAKIPELHSFHSPEYITELVQADEAGAKKLCWGTYLNPGSWDASLLAAGTALSAMKHILDGHGKIAYALVRPPGHHAQPTQADGYCFLNNAGLAVQLALDSGCRRVVTIDIDVHSGNGTAEGFYRSDDVLTISLHMNHGSWGPSHPQRGSVDELGEGKGLGFNLNIPLPNGTGDLGYEYAMNELVVPAIHKFEPEMIVMIIGQDSSAFDPNGRQCLTMEGYREIGRIVRKLADKHSNGCILIVQEGGYHITYSAYCLHATLEGVLNLPLALLSDPIAYYPEDEALASKVVDSIKRYWKDLVPLFVED